A genomic region of Nitrosomonas ureae contains the following coding sequences:
- a CDS encoding efflux RND transporter permease subunit, which yields MARFFIERPIFASVLSIIIVLAGLAAAMQLPIEQYPRITPPTVIVTANFPGASAETVIKTVAAPIEEKLSAIEGLLYFNSSADSSGRLTITVTFEIGTDVDRATFNVSNEVNTALARLPDEVRRTGITIQKRTNDLLLVFAVTSQDPQHTGLFLSNFITNNILDDIRRAPGVGEARIFGAQDYSMRIWLRPDRMAQLGITTSDIVAAIRAQNAQPAVGKIGQEPALADQQLVYTVTAKGRLLEPEQFENIILRSDGPRGVLYLKDVARIELGAQDYSTRTLLNGQPGLGIGVFLRSGANALDTAAAVKAKMNELQHYFPEGVQYVVSYDISVFVKASIWEVIKTLGEAMLLVVLVVYLFLQSWRATLIPIIAIPISLIGTFAGLWLLGYSINTLTLFAMVLSIGIVVDDAIVVLENIERLMTQEKLSPMNAAIKAMQQVSSAVVAMTMVLVAVFIPVAFLGGIAGELYRQFAVTVAVAGVISGIVALTLTPTLCAALLRPTHRQSVFFTWFNTYFEQVRRFYVGMVGLSLRNSIRCVLIFALVIVGLMVLVKHIPESLVPAEDQGFVIAAVILPDSATLARTVQTADAVVAELMSKEPAVIFQFAVNGLDFIGGGNKTNVSTIFLRLKDWSERTVSAEETVKKIFQVGAQQPDGLAIAFNPPAIRGLGSTGGFELFVQSRTGSDTAQLAVVVNEFMQALRQEPRLATVNSFLRSSVPQYFIEVDEAKAVAQGVAIADIYDTLQSTMGTFYVNDFNRFGRTYRVQLQAEAAFRMKAEDLGKVYVRAQSGAMVPLSALSTVKHIVGAEQLERFNGLLAAKIMGSGASGVSSGEAIALVESIAATILPEGYQIAWTGAAFQEKRLGSAAIFAFSLAVVMVFLILAAQFETWALPVAVIMAIPFAMLGALAAILLRGMPNDIYFQIGMVTLIGLTAKNAILLVEFASQRMKQGVDAAQAAIQSAQLRFRPIVMTSMAFILGVVPLVIATGAGSAARQSMGTGVFGGMIMATTVATIFVPLFFSWFVRKHEPKQPETLQAIMPKSQLSDKSDRDAQD from the coding sequence ATGGCTAGATTTTTTATTGAGCGGCCGATCTTTGCATCGGTTTTGTCGATCATTATTGTGCTTGCAGGATTGGCGGCTGCCATGCAATTGCCGATCGAGCAGTACCCGAGGATTACGCCTCCCACCGTCATTGTGACTGCAAATTTCCCCGGTGCCAGTGCCGAAACGGTCATCAAAACAGTGGCTGCGCCGATTGAAGAGAAGCTCAGTGCCATTGAGGGTTTGTTGTACTTTAATTCCAGCGCTGATTCGAGCGGGCGCCTGACGATTACCGTCACATTTGAAATTGGCACCGATGTCGATCGCGCAACGTTCAATGTCAGCAATGAAGTGAATACCGCATTGGCGCGTTTACCTGATGAAGTCAGGCGTACCGGAATTACCATCCAGAAACGCACCAATGATCTGTTGCTGGTTTTCGCGGTAACTTCCCAGGACCCTCAGCATACAGGGCTTTTTCTAAGCAACTTCATTACCAACAATATTCTGGATGACATCAGGCGTGCGCCGGGTGTTGGGGAAGCCAGAATTTTTGGCGCCCAGGATTATTCCATGCGGATTTGGTTGAGACCGGATCGAATGGCGCAACTGGGCATTACAACCAGCGATATTGTAGCTGCTATCCGGGCGCAAAATGCGCAACCCGCGGTGGGGAAGATAGGACAGGAACCTGCCTTGGCCGATCAGCAATTGGTTTATACCGTCACTGCGAAAGGCCGGTTATTAGAACCCGAACAATTTGAGAATATCATCTTGCGTTCGGATGGGCCGCGCGGTGTGTTGTATTTAAAAGATGTGGCGCGGATCGAACTGGGTGCGCAAGACTATTCAACCCGGACTTTGTTGAATGGACAGCCGGGTTTGGGTATCGGTGTGTTTTTGCGCTCCGGTGCCAACGCGCTGGATACGGCTGCAGCAGTTAAAGCCAAGATGAATGAGCTGCAGCATTATTTCCCTGAAGGGGTGCAGTACGTTGTTTCCTATGATATCAGCGTGTTTGTCAAAGCCTCCATTTGGGAAGTGATCAAAACCCTGGGGGAAGCCATGTTGCTGGTGGTTCTGGTGGTTTATTTGTTTCTGCAGAGCTGGCGCGCCACGCTGATTCCGATTATCGCCATCCCGATCTCTTTGATCGGCACGTTTGCCGGACTCTGGTTGCTGGGGTACTCGATCAATACTTTGACGCTTTTTGCCATGGTGCTCTCAATCGGCATTGTGGTCGATGATGCGATTGTGGTGCTGGAAAATATCGAGCGGTTAATGACGCAAGAAAAATTATCACCGATGAATGCCGCGATCAAGGCGATGCAACAGGTATCCAGCGCCGTGGTAGCGATGACCATGGTTCTGGTGGCGGTTTTTATTCCGGTGGCATTTTTAGGAGGCATAGCTGGTGAGTTGTATCGGCAGTTTGCTGTAACGGTGGCGGTGGCGGGCGTTATTTCCGGCATTGTGGCCTTGACGTTAACGCCCACTTTGTGCGCGGCTTTACTCCGGCCCACGCATCGTCAATCGGTTTTCTTTACCTGGTTCAACACATATTTTGAGCAAGTGCGCAGATTTTATGTGGGCATGGTGGGCCTGAGTCTGCGCAACTCGATCCGATGCGTATTGATTTTCGCGTTGGTGATTGTGGGACTGATGGTTCTGGTGAAGCATATTCCGGAGAGCTTGGTTCCTGCGGAAGATCAAGGTTTCGTGATTGCAGCGGTGATTCTGCCCGATAGTGCCACGCTGGCAAGAACCGTGCAAACCGCTGACGCCGTTGTTGCCGAGCTGATGAGCAAGGAGCCCGCGGTGATTTTTCAGTTTGCGGTGAATGGACTGGATTTTATTGGCGGCGGGAACAAAACGAATGTATCGACCATATTTCTGCGTTTGAAAGATTGGTCGGAACGTACGGTCAGCGCGGAAGAAACGGTCAAGAAGATATTTCAAGTGGGTGCTCAGCAACCGGATGGTCTGGCGATTGCCTTTAATCCACCGGCGATACGGGGACTGGGCAGTACCGGCGGGTTTGAATTATTTGTGCAGAGCCGTACGGGTTCCGATACTGCACAGTTAGCCGTGGTGGTGAATGAATTCATGCAGGCGTTGAGGCAAGAACCCAGGCTGGCGACAGTGAATTCATTTTTGCGTTCGTCGGTACCGCAGTATTTTATCGAAGTGGATGAAGCTAAAGCCGTCGCGCAAGGGGTTGCTATCGCGGATATTTATGACACGCTGCAAAGCACGATGGGAACATTCTATGTTAATGATTTCAATCGCTTTGGACGGACGTATCGCGTACAGCTACAGGCTGAGGCCGCGTTCCGCATGAAAGCGGAGGACTTGGGGAAAGTCTACGTGCGCGCGCAATCGGGTGCGATGGTGCCTTTGTCAGCCTTGAGCACAGTCAAGCACATCGTGGGTGCGGAACAACTGGAGCGATTCAATGGCCTGCTGGCGGCGAAAATCATGGGGAGCGGCGCCAGCGGTGTCAGCTCCGGCGAGGCCATTGCGTTGGTCGAAAGCATTGCAGCCACAATCTTGCCGGAAGGTTATCAAATTGCCTGGACCGGTGCCGCATTTCAGGAAAAAAGATTGGGCTCGGCGGCGATCTTCGCCTTCAGTCTTGCGGTCGTGATGGTTTTCCTGATTTTGGCTGCGCAATTTGAAACCTGGGCGTTGCCCGTGGCCGTCATTATGGCGATTCCATTTGCGATGCTCGGTGCATTAGCCGCAATTCTGCTGCGTGGTATGCCCAATGATATTTATTTTCAGATCGGCATGGTGACGTTGATCGGGTTGACGGCAAAAAATGCGATTCTGCTGGTTGAATTTGCCAGCCAGAGAATGAAGCAGGGCGTGGATGCTGCCCAGGCGGCGATTCAATCCGCGCAACTGCGTTTTCGTCCGATCGTAATGACTTCGATGGCATTTATATTGGGCGTGGTTCCGCTGGTTATCGCCACCGGCGCTGGCTCGGCCGCGCGCCAATCGATGGGAACCGGAGTTTTTGGCGGCATGATCATGGCGACTACCGTCGCCACTATTTTTGTGCCATTATTTTTTTCCTGGTTTGTGCGCAAACACGAACCTAAACAACCTGAGACTCTGCAAGCCATAATGCCCAAATCACAACTATCTGATAAGTCGGATAGAGATGCTCAGGATTGA
- a CDS encoding DUF3467 domain-containing protein — MTEQNNVPIENKTEAARNQAMQINVKMQQGEHAGQPLYSNFASIQGGQGVVIVDFGFLDPQTMSTLNQLVRAGKRVPDTVGARMSCRIALSVEAAHNLAHQLNQLLQKK; from the coding sequence ATGACTGAACAAAATAACGTGCCGATCGAGAATAAAACGGAAGCAGCCAGAAATCAGGCAATGCAGATTAATGTCAAGATGCAGCAAGGTGAGCATGCCGGTCAGCCGCTCTATTCTAATTTTGCTTCGATTCAGGGAGGGCAGGGGGTTGTGATTGTGGACTTTGGTTTTCTTGATCCCCAGACCATGAGCACGTTGAATCAACTGGTGCGTGCGGGCAAGAGAGTGCCGGATACCGTTGGCGCAAGGATGTCGTGCCGGATTGCACTGAGTGTTGAAGCCGCACACAATTTGGCGCATCAGCTGAATCAATTGCTGCAAAAAAAATAG
- a CDS encoding multicopper oxidase domain-containing protein, with protein MPVHIFFALLTFCMMSAAVTAQASLKLPETIKVDPAALTAEPMCDPIISAAWREAQEIDGVKIEASPGCSPDNPAWIAAAVKGTNNISMDTLMKTGLSPDAIIKTDDLDGDGDPDRIIIKLEIMELNGKTPDFPGVLPTFDIAPGIQPGAWVFAPKMSGMSTENFESIRANPLLRLPSPVIRVEVGDIVQIVLENTHYFPHSIHLHGVDHPFSHGEHGGQDGVPQTSEVELMPGERRIYQFQARQPGTMFYHCHVQTHTHLAMGLAGMIIVEENRPNNWLQTLNIGAGHVRHPSVAVREQFDQEYDLHYHAMDKQLGEIIQKHNDPRLIARDMNRRYDITDSTEDYFTLNGLSFPYTLRESLIIVEPDQKIKLRLLNSGGEQIAVHTHGHHATITHYDGVEHNPMAQIMRDVFDIAPAQRLDLKLETVNDGKHSYGEGDWLIHDHREKGITTDGMAEGGSMSSIVYTSYLGKDGMPKVSHFGIDLNKYFTKEYFERRLPIWQDLDEWASLGSPGERTGLDTATQTLLLNALYGLLAGFLIYLIFARWGQIKQSATAAIARLKSPKGSNQ; from the coding sequence ATGCCTGTCCATATTTTTTTTGCCCTATTGACTTTCTGCATGATGTCGGCAGCAGTGACTGCTCAGGCATCCTTAAAGTTACCTGAAACTATAAAAGTTGACCCTGCGGCATTAACCGCTGAACCCATGTGCGATCCCATCATTTCTGCCGCATGGCGGGAAGCTCAGGAAATTGATGGTGTCAAAATTGAAGCATCTCCAGGTTGCAGCCCGGATAATCCCGCGTGGATCGCAGCGGCGGTCAAAGGAACCAATAATATCTCGATGGATACCCTGATGAAGACGGGACTCTCGCCAGACGCCATCATCAAAACCGACGATCTGGATGGCGATGGTGATCCCGACCGGATTATCATCAAACTGGAAATCATGGAATTAAACGGCAAAACACCCGATTTTCCCGGGGTGCTTCCAACCTTTGATATTGCCCCCGGTATACAGCCCGGCGCATGGGTTTTCGCGCCCAAGATGAGCGGTATGTCGACTGAAAATTTCGAGAGTATCCGTGCGAATCCGCTGTTGAGATTACCTTCACCAGTCATTCGTGTCGAAGTCGGTGACATCGTGCAAATCGTACTGGAGAATACTCATTATTTCCCTCATAGTATTCATCTGCACGGCGTTGATCACCCATTCTCGCACGGCGAACACGGTGGCCAAGACGGTGTACCGCAAACCAGCGAAGTGGAACTGATGCCGGGCGAACGCCGTATTTATCAGTTCCAGGCGCGCCAACCTGGCACCATGTTTTATCACTGTCACGTACAAACCCACACCCACTTGGCCATGGGGCTTGCCGGGATGATTATCGTTGAAGAAAATAGACCGAATAACTGGTTGCAAACGCTGAATATCGGCGCAGGTCATGTGCGCCATCCTTCGGTTGCGGTGCGTGAGCAGTTCGATCAAGAGTACGATCTGCACTATCACGCAATGGATAAGCAATTAGGCGAGATCATCCAGAAACATAACGACCCCAGACTCATTGCGCGTGATATGAACCGGCGTTATGACATTACCGACTCAACCGAAGATTATTTTACTCTGAACGGTCTTTCATTCCCTTATACCCTCAGGGAATCGCTCATCATTGTCGAACCGGATCAAAAAATCAAACTCCGGCTGCTCAATAGCGGTGGCGAGCAGATCGCCGTTCATACACACGGCCATCATGCCACGATCACGCATTATGATGGCGTGGAACACAACCCGATGGCGCAGATCATGCGCGATGTCTTTGATATCGCACCGGCACAGCGACTTGATCTGAAGCTGGAAACTGTCAATGACGGCAAACATAGCTACGGCGAAGGTGACTGGCTGATCCATGACCACCGGGAAAAAGGAATCACCACGGACGGCATGGCCGAGGGCGGCAGTATGAGTTCGATCGTCTACACATCCTATTTAGGTAAAGACGGTATGCCGAAGGTGAGTCATTTTGGTATTGATTTAAACAAGTATTTCACTAAGGAATACTTCGAAAGAAGGCTCCCCATCTGGCAGGATCTGGATGAATGGGCGAGCTTGGGATCTCCGGGTGAACGTACGGGTTTGGATACTGCGACACAAACTTTGCTGCTTAATGCGCTTTACGGCTTACTGGCAGGGTTTTTGATCTATTTGATTTTCGCCCGATGGGGACAAATCAAACAAAGCGCCACAGCAGCAATCGCACGCCTAAAAAGCCCTAAAGGGAGTAACCAATAA
- a CDS encoding integrin alpha, whose product MATTIINLSSLDGTNGFRLDGVAANQLSGASVSNAGDVDGDGFDDVIIGAPDASPNGKNSGASYVVFGKASGFSATMSLSTLNGGNGFRLEGSAAGDRLGSVCNAGDVNGDGLDDLIIGAPGADSNGSNSGSSYVVFGKDTGFEATMNLSSLDGNNGFRLDGPASDLMKLGSGAPVSSAGDINGDGFDDVIIGASSQGNDDYSSPVTVDYVVFGKAPGFDSISNLSDLNGSNGFRLQLATIAETTSVSSAGDINGDGYDDLIVGILLPSTYRDAINGTVSYVVFGKGSGFDSAINLFNLDGSDGFKLTGMGFNLYGGALDVSNAGDINGDGFGDLIIGAAEEFRAGYDSGTSYVVFGKASGFDATMSLSDLDGDNGFRIDGVTENDRSGSSVSGAGDVNGDGFDDLIVGAPGAPNSNGDRSGSSYVVFGKASGFDATMSLSDLDGDNGFRIDGVTENDRSGSSVSGAADVNGDGFDDLIVGAPGVNLNGENSNASFVIFGRSDFTGGSDVDFPGTPGNDIFTGTSAAESFVGGAGNDRMIGRGGADSFDGGAGNDYIRILGDNFQFVDGGLGTDILGLAGSGFNLDLSGVIDNIHGIEIIALYGVGDNTLTLTAQDVIDLSGETNTLKIKGNVGDSVVGLSNGWVDGGIRGNFHEYTQGDAVVLIGVNVTTDFPVG is encoded by the coding sequence ATGGCAACTACAATTATCAATTTATCCAGCCTCGATGGCACAAACGGCTTTCGTTTGGATGGTGTCGCGGCGAATCAACTATCCGGTGCGTCAGTTAGCAATGCGGGTGATGTGGACGGAGATGGATTTGATGATGTCATTATCGGTGCTCCAGATGCCAGCCCGAACGGAAAGAATTCCGGTGCCAGCTATGTAGTGTTTGGTAAGGCTTCAGGTTTTAGTGCTACGATGAGTTTATCTACTCTCAACGGCGGCAATGGCTTCCGCCTGGAAGGGTCAGCCGCAGGTGATCGGTTAGGTAGTGTCTGCAATGCTGGGGATGTCAATGGTGATGGTTTAGATGATTTGATTATTGGAGCACCTGGAGCTGATTCGAATGGAAGTAACTCAGGATCCAGTTACGTGGTGTTTGGTAAAGATACCGGATTTGAGGCCACAATGAATTTATCCAGTCTTGACGGTAATAACGGCTTTCGCTTGGATGGCCCAGCTTCAGATCTTATGAAATTGGGATCTGGAGCACCGGTCAGTAGTGCTGGAGATATCAATGGGGATGGCTTTGACGACGTGATTATCGGGGCATCATCGCAAGGCAATGACGACTATTCTTCTCCGGTAACTGTTGATTATGTCGTGTTTGGAAAAGCCCCGGGATTCGACTCGATATCCAATCTATCGGACCTAAACGGAAGTAATGGTTTTCGTTTACAACTTGCTACTATAGCAGAAACGACATCAGTCAGTAGTGCAGGCGATATTAACGGTGATGGCTACGACGATCTGATTGTAGGTATTCTATTACCATCTACCTATCGTGATGCCATAAATGGCACTGTAAGTTACGTAGTGTTCGGCAAAGGCTCCGGTTTTGATTCTGCAATAAATTTATTCAATCTTGATGGCAGCGATGGTTTCAAGTTAACGGGTATGGGTTTTAACTTGTATGGGGGAGCGCTTGATGTCAGTAACGCGGGCGATATTAATGGCGACGGATTCGGTGATTTGATCATTGGTGCTGCTGAAGAATTTCGGGCCGGGTATGATTCTGGTACCAGCTACGTAGTGTTTGGCAAGGCATCGGGATTTGATGCCACAATGAGTTTATCCGATCTTGATGGCGACAATGGTTTTCGTATTGATGGCGTGACTGAAAATGATCGATCGGGATCTTCGGTGAGCGGTGCAGGGGATGTGAATGGCGATGGTTTCGATGATTTGATTGTAGGTGCTCCCGGAGCACCAAATTCGAATGGTGACCGATCCGGTTCCAGCTATGTAGTATTTGGTAAGGCCTCGGGTTTTGATGCCACAATGAGTTTATCCGATCTTGATGGCGACAATGGTTTTCGTATTGATGGCGTGACTGAAAATGATCGATCGGGATCTTCGGTGAGCGGTGCAGCGGATGTGAATGGCGATGGTTTCGATGATTTGATTGTCGGTGCCCCCGGCGTTAATTTGAATGGCGAAAATTCTAATGCCAGCTTTGTGATCTTTGGCCGCAGCGATTTTACCGGTGGTAGTGACGTGGATTTTCCCGGTACACCCGGCAATGATATTTTCACCGGCACTTCCGCTGCGGAAAGTTTTGTGGGAGGCGCCGGCAATGACCGCATGATCGGCCGTGGTGGCGCGGATTCGTTCGATGGCGGTGCAGGCAACGATTACATCCGCATCTTGGGCGATAATTTTCAATTTGTCGATGGTGGGTTGGGTACTGATATCCTGGGACTGGCTGGGAGCGGCTTCAATCTAGACTTGTCAGGCGTAATCGATAACATCCACGGTATCGAGATTATCGCCCTATACGGTGTCGGCGACAATACGCTGACCTTGACGGCACAGGATGTCATCGATCTATCGGGTGAGACGAATACGCTGAAAATCAAAGGCAATGTCGGGGATAGCGTGGTTGGGCTGAGCAACGGCTGGGTGGACGGTGGTATTCGGGGTAACTTCCATGAGTATACACAGGGCGATGCGGTGGTGCTGATCGGGGTGAATGTGACCACGGATTTCCCGGTTGGTTAA
- a CDS encoding cupredoxin domain-containing protein, translated as MAKTTTIIFLLAGILAFNIPATAQQQDKSSEQEKQDHSGHDMDHDAHDHSEHSMDQDKHDHSGHSISTKTGAAVDHAGEHGADDTDHGHDHDMDHSAHDTHAMDHGDMHHHHHMDDDHIMDHEGTMIMGQNLDKLPSSCQSISEEVEITVRAGRKYSAKFPGTAFAFDQQQWHVKPCAKVTWHFINEDSVRHQFMMHGLPKYLYKYGMFHLEVTGPRTVSGTIIVPGSDDTYLVHCDISHHMEKGMKAQLVVGKGGKDIPSIPGLTPYNVNDGYEAEDLPKVSNKPSGKAEKNLLTLEMTNFSDPDLRNYGIMLIGALIGLFLIPLFKKIPLRKKND; from the coding sequence ATGGCTAAGACTACAACAATTATTTTCTTACTTGCCGGTATTCTTGCGTTCAACATACCGGCAACTGCGCAGCAGCAAGATAAATCCAGCGAACAAGAAAAACAAGATCACAGTGGTCACGACATGGATCATGATGCGCATGATCATAGCGAACATAGTATGGATCAGGATAAGCATGATCACAGTGGCCACAGCATCAGCACAAAAACCGGCGCTGCAGTCGATCATGCTGGCGAGCATGGTGCGGATGATACTGATCATGGGCATGATCACGATATGGATCACAGTGCTCACGATACGCATGCTATGGATCATGGCGATATGCATCACCATCATCACATGGATGACGATCACATCATGGATCACGAAGGCACCATGATCATGGGGCAGAACCTGGACAAACTTCCCAGCAGTTGCCAAAGTATTTCGGAAGAAGTTGAAATTACCGTGCGGGCCGGCAGAAAGTATTCTGCGAAATTCCCAGGCACGGCTTTCGCGTTTGATCAGCAACAGTGGCACGTGAAACCCTGCGCGAAAGTTACCTGGCATTTTATTAACGAGGATAGTGTTCGCCATCAATTCATGATGCACGGCTTGCCTAAATATCTTTATAAATATGGTATGTTCCATCTGGAAGTCACTGGCCCTAGAACCGTATCCGGCACGATCATCGTACCGGGCTCCGATGACACTTATCTGGTGCACTGCGATATTTCTCATCACATGGAAAAAGGCATGAAGGCGCAATTAGTGGTGGGGAAAGGCGGAAAAGACATCCCCAGCATTCCAGGTCTAACACCCTATAATGTCAACGATGGCTATGAAGCCGAGGATTTGCCGAAAGTTTCTAATAAGCCTTCCGGCAAAGCTGAAAAGAACTTACTAACACTGGAAATGACCAATTTTTCCGACCCGGATTTGAGAAATTACGGAATAATGCTGATTGGTGCACTGATCGGATTATTTCTCATACCGCTATTTAAGAAAATCCCATTGCGTAAAAAGAACGACTAA
- a CDS encoding efflux RND transporter periplasmic adaptor subunit, with protein sequence MAGCGGSEPDQPTAGTNPAIAVTFMVAEPVNMPMSLETIAQTEGAKEIEVRPRVGGILLKRLYDEGAAIVAGQPLFLIDPEPFQNALNEAGALLREQEVRVLRARTDENRQRQLLAENFVSQRAHELTTADLAIEEAALQAAKVRVRQAQLNLSYTTVKAPVSGMTGRAQFSEGALVSANSSLLTTLAQLSPIWVRFSFSDNEVARFGGHLNEKNVHSVQMILADGSEYQQTGKINFAASRIDPMLGTQQLRATFDNADQRILPGQFVRVRVTAGESRTVYVVPQVAVLSSDLGRFVYVIDEHNAVVQRAVIAGDWIGKDWIILDGLHAGDRVVVDNLIKLSPGKTVDPQLRDAPSS encoded by the coding sequence TTGGCAGGTTGTGGAGGCAGCGAGCCGGATCAGCCAACAGCCGGAACGAATCCAGCCATTGCGGTGACATTTATGGTTGCTGAGCCGGTAAATATGCCCATGAGCCTTGAAACAATCGCGCAAACCGAGGGTGCAAAAGAAATCGAAGTTCGCCCGCGTGTCGGTGGAATTTTACTTAAGCGTTTGTATGACGAGGGTGCGGCGATCGTAGCCGGACAGCCGCTATTTTTAATCGATCCCGAGCCTTTTCAGAATGCTTTGAATGAGGCGGGAGCCTTACTGCGCGAGCAGGAAGTTCGGGTATTACGCGCCAGAACCGATGAGAATCGTCAAAGACAGTTGCTGGCGGAAAATTTTGTCAGTCAGCGCGCTCATGAATTGACCACAGCAGATCTCGCGATAGAAGAAGCTGCCTTGCAAGCTGCAAAAGTCCGCGTTCGGCAAGCGCAGCTCAATCTTTCCTATACTACCGTTAAAGCGCCTGTCAGTGGGATGACCGGGCGTGCACAATTTTCCGAAGGCGCATTGGTGTCCGCTAATAGCAGCCTGCTGACGACATTGGCGCAGCTGTCTCCGATATGGGTGCGGTTCAGTTTCTCTGATAATGAAGTTGCCAGGTTCGGCGGGCATTTGAACGAAAAGAATGTGCATAGTGTGCAAATGATTCTTGCGGATGGTTCCGAGTATCAACAGACGGGCAAGATCAATTTTGCCGCCAGTAGAATTGATCCTATGCTCGGCACACAGCAATTACGCGCCACGTTTGACAATGCCGATCAGCGCATACTGCCCGGGCAATTTGTGCGGGTGCGGGTGACTGCCGGGGAATCGAGAACGGTATACGTCGTTCCCCAGGTTGCCGTGCTAAGCTCGGATTTAGGGCGCTTCGTTTATGTCATTGATGAACATAATGCTGTCGTTCAGCGTGCTGTTATCGCCGGAGATTGGATTGGCAAGGATTGGATCATTTTGGATGGATTACATGCGGGAGATCGGGTGGTGGTGGATAATCTCATCAAATTGTCACCCGGTAAAACGGTCGATCCGCAATTACGGGATGCGCCATCGTCATGA